The following are encoded together in the Ezakiella massiliensis genome:
- a CDS encoding sodium:solute symporter family transporter, with protein sequence MSTWIFLVLYAILVFVISPKTVNFAGFFHGVDDKGKETSLAMLTASTFISWIFAKSVTNAANLGAKYGIVGGVAYGVYWLCIPLGGLMIYRLRKNYQAKGLVPFLTQNYGAAAAAFFSLAIFIRLFNEVWSNTTVVGEYFGASGSTSFIVAAILFTAITAIYSVKGGMRSAIITDFVQTIIFVIFIIIALGVILPKRPFGEYLSSGIWTLEHGVDLILVSFIQIFSYPFHDPVLTDRAFLTDEKKMLKAFFISGIGGFIVIVLFSLVGVYSKLEGLPLTSNIPVQVAGQIGQLMLLFMSIVMMTSAGSTLDSSFSALSKLLAVDVPHFLKRDISEEKAFKLGKLIIILFAIIGNIPTLFGTNILAATTISGTMVIGLAPIFLLHGIFKPTKAGFHLSFWSGMIIGILYTFKLIPESFAIGTGDSAMLLGVNLYGSLICFGLYILASFIFPSTCTDCCKDR encoded by the coding sequence ATGAGTACATGGATTTTTTTGGTTTTATATGCAATTTTAGTTTTTGTTATTTCACCAAAAACAGTTAACTTCGCTGGTTTTTTCCACGGCGTTGATGACAAGGGCAAGGAAACTTCTCTTGCAATGCTCACAGCCAGCACATTTATCTCATGGATTTTTGCAAAATCCGTCACAAACGCAGCCAACCTTGGGGCAAAATATGGGATTGTAGGCGGTGTTGCCTACGGTGTTTACTGGCTCTGCATCCCTCTGGGCGGGCTTATGATTTACCGCTTGAGAAAAAATTATCAAGCTAAGGGCCTGGTTCCCTTCCTCACACAAAATTATGGGGCTGCAGCTGCTGCATTTTTCTCACTGGCAATTTTTATTAGGCTCTTTAACGAAGTTTGGTCAAACACAACAGTTGTTGGCGAATACTTTGGCGCCAGCGGATCAACATCTTTTATAGTCGCTGCCATTCTCTTTACCGCAATTACTGCAATCTATTCGGTTAAGGGCGGCATGAGATCTGCAATTATTACAGACTTTGTGCAGACAATTATTTTTGTAATTTTTATCATCATTGCCCTTGGGGTTATACTGCCAAAGAGACCTTTTGGAGAATACCTATCAAGCGGCATTTGGACTTTGGAACACGGAGTTGACTTGATTCTTGTATCCTTTATACAAATTTTCTCATATCCCTTCCACGACCCAGTTTTAACAGACAGGGCCTTCCTAACAGATGAAAAGAAAATGCTAAAGGCCTTCTTCATTTCAGGTATCGGTGGCTTTATTGTAATCGTTTTATTCTCACTGGTCGGCGTTTATTCTAAACTTGAGGGCCTGCCACTAACAAGCAATATCCCAGTTCAAGTTGCCGGCCAAATCGGTCAGCTCATGCTTTTATTTATGTCAATCGTAATGATGACCTCTGCTGGTTCGACACTTGACTCTTCATTTTCAGCACTTTCAAAACTTTTGGCTGTGGACGTTCCACACTTTTTAAAAAGAGACATAAGCGAAGAAAAAGCCTTTAAGCTTGGCAAATTAATTATTATTTTGTTCGCAATTATTGGTAACATCCCAACTTTATTTGGCACAAATATCTTGGCTGCTACCACAATTTCCGGCACCATGGTCATCGGTCTGGCACCAATTTTCCTCTTGCACGGAATCTTTAAACCAACCAAGGCTGGCTTCCACCTTTCCTTCTGGTCTGGCATGATTATCGGTATCCTCTATACCTTTAAATTAATTCCAGAATCCTTTGCCATTGGCACAGGCGATAGCGCCATGCTCCTTGGTGTAAACCTCTATGGTTCACTAATCTGCTTTGGCCTATATATACTAGCCAGCTTCATCTTCCCATCCACCTGCACAGATTGCTGCAAGGACCGCTAA